The nucleotide window TCAGCGCGGCGCGTGATGCAAACACGCCGTTTTGGTTGCGGAATTCTACAATGTTATTGGCGAGTGTAGTGTTCAAGCCGGATACACGTGCAAGCAGTGCAGCCGATGCCGTGTTCACTTCTACGCCCACCGCGTTTACGCAGTCCTCTACAACCGCATCAAGCGAGCGCGCCAATTGCGATTGCGAAACATCGTGTTGGTATTGGCCAACACCGATGGATTTTGGATCAATTTTTACCAATTCGGCGAGCGGGTCTTGCAAGCGGCGCGCAATAGAAATCGCCCCGCGAATAGTCACGTCCAAATCCGGAAATTCTTTCGCTGCGTATTCTGATGCTGAATAAACCGATGCACCGGCTTCACTAACGATTACAGCGCTGGCTTTGATTTCCGGATGGCGTTTGAGTACATCTTTGGCAAATTTTTCGGTCTCGCGCGATGCAGTGCCGTTACCAATTGCGATCAAACCGACATTATGTTTGTTGCACAGGTGAACCAGAATCGCTTCTGACTCGGCAATTTTATTGAGCGGCGGCGTTGGGTACATCACGCAGTGGTCAAGCACTTTACCGGTTGCATCTACCACAGCGACTTTCACGCCGGTGCGCATGCCTGGGTCTAAACCTATGGTGGCTTTTTGGCCTGCAGGTGCGGCGAGCAACAAATCTTTTAAATTGGATGCAAATACTTTTATCGCTTCTTCTTCGGCTTTTTCGCGCAGCTCACCCAGCAGATCAGTCTCCAAATGCGTGAGCAATTTTACTCGCCAGGTCCAGCGTACCACTTCAGCTAACCAGCCATCGGCGGCGCGGCCTTTATCCTGAATTTGCCAATGTTCGGCGATCATGGTTTCACAAGGATGGCCGATGCGTTGTTCTTCATCACCTACTTTAATACTGATGCTCAGTACGCCTTCGTTGCGACCGCGGAACATGGCCAGTGCGCGATGCGAAGGCACCGATTTAAGTGCTTCATCGTGCTCAAAATAATCGCGGAATTTTTGTACTTCTTGCGATGTGTCATTGGCTTTTTCGGGTACAGCACGTGCCGACAAGGTGGCTTCGTTGTGCAGGAAGTGACGCAGGCGGCCGAGCAATTCTGCATCTTCACTGAATTTTTCCATCAGGATGTATTTGGCACCGTCGAGCGCCGATTTCACATCATTAATGCTGTGCTCAGCGTTGAAATACTTGGCGGCTTCTACTTCAGGAGCGAGTGTTGGGTCGGCTAGCAGTGCTTCTGCCAGTGGCTCCAGCCCCGCCTCTTTGGCGATCTGGCCTTTGGTACGGCGCTTGGGCTTGTAAGGCAGGTACAAATCTTCCAGGCGGTTTTTGGTATCGGCGATGGATACCTCATGTTCCAGTTCCGGCGTGAGTTTTCCTTGTTCGCCGATGGATTTCAGGATCGCCGCGCGGCGCTCTTCCAGCTCGCGCAGGTAGCGCAGGCGCTCTTCCAGTGTACGCATTTGCGAATCATCCAGCCCGCCGGTCACTTCTTTACGATAACGCGAAATGAACGGCACGGTCGCGCCTTCATCCAGTAGCCCTACGGCTGCGCTAACTTGTTGTTCCTGAACGTTTAATTCATCGGCGATGCGTTTGGCAATGCTGGGTAAACTGGTCATAACGAAATGGCTCATATTGCGGCTTGAATCGGAAAGGGCACCATTATCGCCAAATAACGCGCCACTTCCAGACTTGTTTTTAGCCGGGGTTTATGGGTTGGAATCATGAATTGCCAATAATTTTTTATTGCAACTGAATCTGATTGTGCGTTCCCTGCGTCTCAGGATTTAGCTAGCGAAAAAACGCAATACAAGTCCGATAAAAGCAAATCAGGTTAAAGGCAAAAGGTGAGGGTATGAAAATCGTAGTTGCCGGGTTGTGTGTGGCAATGGCCTGCAGTGTGCAGGCCGGCCAAAGCTGCAATATCAACGTGCAGGGTGATTTGAGTATTTCCAAAGACGCGATCCGCGTTGCGGAAGAAGGGCGGCCAGTTTATGAAATTACCCGCGACAACACCCTGTTTGTGGATGGTGTGGCAGTGGTGTTGGATAGCGAACAAACCGCACTGCTGGGCCGGTATGAATCGCAGTTGCGTGCACTGGTGCCGCAGGTGTAAAGGCGTGGCGGTGGAAGGCATCAATATGGCAGTGACAGCGCTTTCGATCACCATTGATGGGTTATTGGGTGAAGGGAATAAAGTGTCGCAGCAATTGCGCGATGAACTGAATGGTTTGAAGGGTGATGTGCAGCAATATTTTTCACCGGACAATACCATCAGGTTTAACGCCAAGGGTGATAGCACGCCCGATTTGTTAGGTGATTATTTTGCAACGCGTGTTGAGCGAATAGTTGAAACATCCGTACAGGAATCATTGGGTGATGTGTTGTTAGCCCTGGGTAGGGAAGTATTGGCCAGTGGTGGCGATATGGAAGCATTTGGCGTGCGGATGGAAAAGTTTGGCCAGCAAATGGAGCAGCAGATGAATGCAAAATCAGCTCTGCTTGAAACACGCGGCGCGGCCTTGTGCGACTCCATCCGGGCACTGGATGTGATTGAGGAGCAACTAAAAGTGAAGTTGCCGCAGGCGAGCCAATTTAATCTGTTGCAGGTGGAAACGCCTGCGCAAGTACACACAATTTAAGTTCACCTAATGGTGCAATTTGTTGGTTATCCGTTGATTATTTTTTGAGGTTTATTATGTTAATTCGCTCTCTATCATTTGCACTGGTTAGCGTGTTTGTCGCGGCTAATGTGCAAGCAGAAATCGTTGCCAAAACCTATCCCGTAAAAGATTTTTCTGAATTTGTCAGCGGTGGAAATACCTCTGTTGAGATCACCCAGGACGGCACTGAGTATTTGCGTGTCGAGGCAGAAGCAGAAGTGATGAAGCGTATCAAGGTCGATCAAACCGGAAAGCGCGTCAGCGTGTGGGCAAAAGGGGAGCCGGGATTTTTCAATTGGTTTAATCACAGCAATGAGCCCGTGCGCATCGTATTGCGTGTTAAAAAATTGGAATACCTGGAAATTTCCGGTGGCGCACGCGCTAATGTAGGTGATTTACAGAGCGATATTTTCCGGCTTGGCGTGAGCGGTGCGGGCAATGTGGAATTTGCCGGCCTTAATGCTGGGGAGTTGATTGTGGATTTGTCGGGTGCGGCCAATGTAAAACTGAATGCACTCAACAGCAAACGTCAGGATTTTGATTTATCCGGTGCATCAAACGTGGATATACGTGCAGAGGGGAACACCCAGTCATTGGAAGTGACTGCCAGCGGCGCGAGCAATTTCCGCGGCAGAAAATTAACTGCAAAAGACGCTAATTTGGGTGCGAGTGGTGCATCGCATGTTGAAGCATCAGTCACTGATGTGCTCACGGCAGAGGCGAGTGGCGCATCCAGTATTGATTACTACGGCGATCCAAAAGCAAAAACCAATTCCAGTGGTGCCAGCCACGTCAATGCACATTAACCGCGTTTTGTTTTGCTGCGTACATGGCGTTATCGGCATGGCGCAGCAAGGCCTGGTCGGTGTCACCGTCTAACGGATAGTGTGCGATTCCTATGCTGGGCATGATGCGTACCATTTGCCCTTGTAGATCAAATGCTTCTTGAAAAACATCCCGGATTTTTTGCACAACCGTAATGCTTTGTTCGGGGTAATCCAGATTTTCCAGCAATATGACAAATTCATCGCCGCCAAACCTGACTACGGTATCGCACTCGCGCACACAGGATTCCAAACGGCGCGCTGCCTGCTCTAGCAGAACATCACCTGCAGTGTGCCCGTAGTTGTCATTCACGGCTTTGAATTTATCCATATCCAAATACAGCAGTGAAAAGATGACTTGATGGCGTTTGGCGCGCGCCATGGCCGAATGAATACGATCATAAAATAAGGTGCGGTTGGGGAGCTTGGTCAGTTGGTCGTAAAGCGCAAGATGCTCCAGTCGCGCCATCATTTGTTTGCGCTCAACCGCAGCGGCGATTTGTGTAGAGACAAATTGCAATAATTCCAGATTTTTTTCGCTGTAATGCTGTTGTGCAGAATAACTTTTTAATACCAGTGCGCCCAACACGCCTGAGTGTGATTTCAGTGGTACACCCAGCCAGCTTTGCAGTGCCATACGCTCATGCATGGCGTTGTAAAGACAGGCTTCGTTTTTATGTAGCACTTTATTTAACAGTTGATTGCTCGTTTCGCTGCTGTCATTGCCAAAATCCATCACCACTTGTTCGCGTGAATAAGGAAGGCTGACAGCAGCAGAAGATTTATCGCGCAATGCAATCGCGAAATTATCGGCCGGTAACAACTCACTGATAATGCGATGGATTTGCGCGAAGAGTGTGTTTAAGTCCTGCGTATTATGGGATGCCTCGGCAATCGCAAACACGGCTTGTTGAATGCTTTCGGCATGTTTGCGTCGGGTGATATCGCGCGCTACAGCTACCCTGCATTGGTCTGCTTCTGACCACCGTGCCGACCACATGATATGCACTATTTCGCCGTCTTTGCGGATATAGCGATTTTCAAAATGAGGTTGGGGTTCGCCCGCCATAATTCCGGCAACTGTGTGCAGTGTGCGTTGACGGTCATCCGGGTGCATCAAGTCCAGCATTTGCCTGCCCATCATCTCCATTTGGCTGTAACCGAAAATTTGTTCGGCACTGGGGCTCACATACAAAAAGTGACCTTGTTTATCCACCACGCAGATGGCATCAACCAGCAGGTCAACATATTTGCCCAAGGCAGGGAAAGAGGGGGCATTCATAATCTACATCCATCAGAACGGCCAAGGTAAACAGGCTGGCCTCATATTCTACATAGCATAGTCAGGCACACGGCGGATTAAAACCTGGCGGCCAACTTTTATGTTAGGCGGTGTATTGGGCTTGGTGAAATTGGGGGGTTGTTTTAATCTGTTATGGTGTTATATTTGTGTATAACACCAGTTGGTGTGAAATGTGTTGATTGGTCTTCATCATAAGGAGCGGGATATGTCGGATGTGGTAGTGGGAGTAACAAAAGTGCAGATGATATTGCTGAGGGCAATGTATCTGCTGATTGTGGTTGGGTTGGGGTTAACTATTTGGCCATCGATTATTGTTCCGGACGCGCGTATTGCTGATCCGCATTCGGTCATCCAATCCATGTTGGGCGCGTTTTCTCTATTGGCGCTGGTCGGGCTGCGTTACCCATTACAGCTGTTGCCTATTTTGTTGTTTGAATTGATGTGGAAAACCTTATGGGTGTTGGTATTTGCACTTCCAGTGTGGTTGCAAACAGGGCTTGATGAATATGCCAAAGGTGTTTTGTTTGCGTGTGTGATGGGTATTGTGCTGACGCCTTTTATTATTCCCTGGCGTTATGTAATGGCGAAGCTGCGTTAGTGTGAACGCACACGGCTGAATGAATGCGGATGAATAGGCACTTATTGCTAGAGGAGTTGATGTAATGAAGGAAATGTTCTTGTTTTTAAATAAAAAAATCAGTGTTGGCGCAAGCGTGTTTTTGTTCCCGGCAATGGTAGTTGCGGCGGATTCGTCGCATGTCGCTGATGCAGAGGCAGAAAATACCAATGCCGGAGTTCAGGCTTATCTTGAAGGGCGTTATGACGATGCCGAGCAGTTTTTTTTAGGTCATACGAAAACCGCAGCAAGTAAAAATGAGTCACTTATTTTTCTGGGCAGGATCGCCATTATGCGCGGTGATACGGAATTGGCGGTAAATTACGTTGAGCAAGCTTTGGCTATTGGCCCTAATTCAGCGGAAGAAGTGAAAATTTCTGGCGATGTTTATTGCAATCAGGCGCAAGGGGCATCGATTTTTACTGCACTGAAATTAGCAAAAAAATGTGCGGCACAATATGAGGCTGCATTACAGATAGATGCTAACAATATAGAGGCTTTAGCTGCTGCGGCACGCTTTTATCTCAGCGCGCCCTCTATTGCCGGAGGATCAACCAAAAAAGGTGCCGAGTATTTACAGCGCTTGCAGCAGTTGTCTCCTGAGGATGCAGATACTTATAAAATTCATAGTCTGGAGCAAGACGGAAAAACCGATGCTGCGCTGCAATTAGCAGATGAGTTAAGCGGTAAAACATTCAATTCGGCAATTAATCAATATGAAGTTGCGCATTTTTATCGGGATAAAAAAGTATTCGACAAAGCAAAACGTCTGTTTGAATCCGTTTCCAATACGCCCGTTAGCGTCAAAACCAAATGGCATATCCATGACAGCCTGCTCCAGTTAGGGGAAATTGCCATTATGGAAAACGACTTTGACAAGGGCATTGAGTATATTGAGCGGTATCAATCGAAGAACAAAAACCCAAAAGATCCGCATTATTTTTGGGCATCCTGGAGTTTGGCAAAGGCGTATAAGTCGGTAGGCAATACGGAAAAATATGCGCTGTTGGTTAATAAAATAAAGTCGGAGGACTATCAAAAAGATAAGGCCTTCTCCAAAGAGTTTGAAGCCAATATATAACCTTAGTGACAAGGATGTCGATCAGCCATGAGATGCAAATGACAATGAATTGGAATGATGACCAACCTATTTATCGACAGCTGCGCGAAAAAATCGCAGCGTTGATCTTATCCGGCGCGATTAAAGAAGGGGAGCCTTTACCTTCGGTTCGTCAGGTATCGAGCGATTATCAAATTAATCATATTACCGTCAGTAAAGCTTATCAGGAGTTGGTAGATATGGGACTGGTTGAAGCGCGGCGCGGTATGGGTATGTATGTGCTCGATGGTGCACAACAAAAACTACACGGGATTGAAAAGGAAAAATTCATTTCTACCGAAATTCCGGCGTTGGTGCAACGTATGCGTCAGCTGGGCGTGAGCAAAAAAGAATTGATCGCTGCATTGCAAGCGGTTCAAGGAGAATAAGGTGAATCAAGTCATTAGTGCACAAGGTGTCAGCAAGCATTACGGAAAAAAGGTAGCGCTTGATAATGTAAATTTGCAAATAGCATCAGGAAAAATCGTTGGGCTTATTGGCCCTAACGGTGCGGGCAAAACCAGTTTGCTGAAAGGTGTTTTGGGCTTGGCTCCTGTTGACGGCGAGCTTAGTGTTTTAGGAATGAACCCCCAGCGCGAGCGAGTGAAATTATTAGAGCGCGTTTCCTTTATTGCCGATACCGCCACGCTGCCGCAGTGGATCAGCGTGCGCGAGTTGATCGCTTACACCGAAGGCGTTCATCCGCGTTTTAGTCGTACGCAGTGTTTAAAATATCTTGCGGAAACTTCTATTGCACTGACCGATAAAGTCAGGTCGCTCTCCAAGGGTATGGTTACCCAATTGCATTTGGCATTGATTATGTCGATTGATAGTGAGCTATTGGTATTGGATGAGCCGACCTTGGGCTTGGATATTCTCTATCGCAAACAGTTTTATGAAAACTTGTTAAATAATTATTACGATGACCAGAAAACCATTTTGATTACTACGCATCAAGTAGAAGAAATCGAAACTATCTTGACGGATCTGGTGTTTATCAATCAGGGTAAAATTGTGTTGGATACCAGCATGGAACAAGTTGCTGCGCAATATGTGGAGTTGCATGTGGATGCCAATTACAAAGATCATGCGTTGGCGCACAACCCTATTCACAGTCGTCGCTTATTGGGCGGGTTCAGTATGTTGTTTGAACCTAATGAACAACAGCGCGAATCGCTGGCGCAATTGGGTAAGCTCACTACGCCGAGCTTAAGTGAATTATTTGTGGCAAAAATAAAACCACAGCATGTGGCGAAGGAGGTTGCGTAATGTTTGCAAAGCGTGTGGCGGTGCAGTTGAAACGTGAATACTGGGAGCACCGCAGTTTATTTGTGTTTTTGCCTTTGGTGTGTGTGTTATTGGTGACGGGTTTTTGGGTGTTGGCGGTTATTAGTGATCCCGTCATTACCCAGCAAAAAGGATCAGATTTTCATTTTCTGGATCCTCGCGTTCAGGAAATGTTAAAGCCGGACGAAACCGGTAGCGGTTATAAAATCAATTATGACAATAAATCCGTAGTGGGTTTTATTGTTGCGTTTCAGCAGTTTATAGGATGGTGGTTTTTTACTGTCA belongs to Cellvibrio sp. pealriver and includes:
- a CDS encoding head GIN domain-containing protein, whose translation is MLIRSLSFALVSVFVAANVQAEIVAKTYPVKDFSEFVSGGNTSVEITQDGTEYLRVEAEAEVMKRIKVDQTGKRVSVWAKGEPGFFNWFNHSNEPVRIVLRVKKLEYLEISGGARANVGDLQSDIFRLGVSGAGNVEFAGLNAGELIVDLSGAANVKLNALNSKRQDFDLSGASNVDIRAEGNTQSLEVTASGASNFRGRKLTAKDANLGASGASHVEASVTDVLTAEASGASSIDYYGDPKAKTNSSGASHVNAH
- a CDS encoding sensor domain-containing diguanylate cyclase, whose amino-acid sequence is MNAPSFPALGKYVDLLVDAICVVDKQGHFLYVSPSAEQIFGYSQMEMMGRQMLDLMHPDDRQRTLHTVAGIMAGEPQPHFENRYIRKDGEIVHIMWSARWSEADQCRVAVARDITRRKHAESIQQAVFAIAEASHNTQDLNTLFAQIHRIISELLPADNFAIALRDKSSAAVSLPYSREQVVMDFGNDSSETSNQLLNKVLHKNEACLYNAMHERMALQSWLGVPLKSHSGVLGALVLKSYSAQQHYSEKNLELLQFVSTQIAAAVERKQMMARLEHLALYDQLTKLPNRTLFYDRIHSAMARAKRHQVIFSLLYLDMDKFKAVNDNYGHTAGDVLLEQAARRLESCVRECDTVVRFGGDEFVILLENLDYPEQSITVVQKIRDVFQEAFDLQGQMVRIMPSIGIAHYPLDGDTDQALLRHADNAMYAAKQNAVNVH
- a CDS encoding lipopolysaccharide assembly protein LapB, with protein sequence MKEMFLFLNKKISVGASVFLFPAMVVAADSSHVADAEAENTNAGVQAYLEGRYDDAEQFFLGHTKTAASKNESLIFLGRIAIMRGDTELAVNYVEQALAIGPNSAEEVKISGDVYCNQAQGASIFTALKLAKKCAAQYEAALQIDANNIEALAAAARFYLSAPSIAGGSTKKGAEYLQRLQQLSPEDADTYKIHSLEQDGKTDAALQLADELSGKTFNSAINQYEVAHFYRDKKVFDKAKRLFESVSNTPVSVKTKWHIHDSLLQLGEIAIMENDFDKGIEYIERYQSKNKNPKDPHYFWASWSLAKAYKSVGNTEKYALLVNKIKSEDYQKDKAFSKEFEANI
- a CDS encoding GntR family transcriptional regulator, which codes for MTMNWNDDQPIYRQLREKIAALILSGAIKEGEPLPSVRQVSSDYQINHITVSKAYQELVDMGLVEARRGMGMYVLDGAQQKLHGIEKEKFISTEIPALVQRMRQLGVSKKELIAALQAVQGE
- a CDS encoding ABC transporter ATP-binding protein, which gives rise to MNQVISAQGVSKHYGKKVALDNVNLQIASGKIVGLIGPNGAGKTSLLKGVLGLAPVDGELSVLGMNPQRERVKLLERVSFIADTATLPQWISVRELIAYTEGVHPRFSRTQCLKYLAETSIALTDKVRSLSKGMVTQLHLALIMSIDSELLVLDEPTLGLDILYRKQFYENLLNNYYDDQKTILITTHQVEEIETILTDLVFINQGKIVLDTSMEQVAAQYVELHVDANYKDHALAHNPIHSRRLLGGFSMLFEPNEQQRESLAQLGKLTTPSLSELFVAKIKPQHVAKEVA
- a CDS encoding Tex family protein, which translates into the protein MSHFVMTSLPSIAKRIADELNVQEQQVSAAVGLLDEGATVPFISRYRKEVTGGLDDSQMRTLEERLRYLRELEERRAAILKSIGEQGKLTPELEHEVSIADTKNRLEDLYLPYKPKRRTKGQIAKEAGLEPLAEALLADPTLAPEVEAAKYFNAEHSINDVKSALDGAKYILMEKFSEDAELLGRLRHFLHNEATLSARAVPEKANDTSQEVQKFRDYFEHDEALKSVPSHRALAMFRGRNEGVLSISIKVGDEEQRIGHPCETMIAEHWQIQDKGRAADGWLAEVVRWTWRVKLLTHLETDLLGELREKAEEEAIKVFASNLKDLLLAAPAGQKATIGLDPGMRTGVKVAVVDATGKVLDHCVMYPTPPLNKIAESEAILVHLCNKHNVGLIAIGNGTASRETEKFAKDVLKRHPEIKASAVIVSEAGASVYSASEYAAKEFPDLDVTIRGAISIARRLQDPLAELVKIDPKSIGVGQYQHDVSQSQLARSLDAVVEDCVNAVGVEVNTASAALLARVSGLNTTLANNIVEFRNQNGVFASRAALKKVPRFGEKTFEQAAGFLRVAGGDNPLDASAVHPESYSVVEKIAQKNSRDLKGLIGDSSFLRSLKAADYTDEKFGVPTVTDIIKELDKPGRDPRPEFKTAQFQDGVEEITDLVPGMILEGTVTNVTNFGAFVDIGVHQDGLVHISALSHNFIKDPREAVKAGDIVKAKVMEVDVPRKRIALSLRLDDTPGEKVEGKKGGERSPSQNQQRAAQKNNPAPASTGSLGALLQQAMKKK
- a CDS encoding DUF2884 family protein — its product is MAVEGINMAVTALSITIDGLLGEGNKVSQQLRDELNGLKGDVQQYFSPDNTIRFNAKGDSTPDLLGDYFATRVERIVETSVQESLGDVLLALGREVLASGGDMEAFGVRMEKFGQQMEQQMNAKSALLETRGAALCDSIRALDVIEEQLKVKLPQASQFNLLQVETPAQVHTI
- a CDS encoding DUF2884 family protein, which encodes MKIVVAGLCVAMACSVQAGQSCNINVQGDLSISKDAIRVAEEGRPVYEITRDNTLFVDGVAVVLDSEQTALLGRYESQLRALVPQV